The following are encoded in a window of Pongo abelii isolate AG06213 chromosome 16, NHGRI_mPonAbe1-v2.0_pri, whole genome shotgun sequence genomic DNA:
- the PLA2G4F gene encoding cytosolic phospholipase A2 zeta, which produces MLWALWPRWLAGKMLPLLGAVLLQKREKKGPLWRHWRRETYPYYDLQVKVLRATNIRGTDLLSKADCYVQLWLPTASPSPAQTRIVANCSDPEWNETFHYQIHGAVKNVLELTLYDKDILGSDQLSLLLFDLRSLKCGQPHRHTFPLNHQDSQELQVEFVLEKSQVPASEVITNGVLVAHPCLRIQGTLRGDGTAPREEYGSRQLQLAVPGAYEKPQLLPLQPATEPGLPPTFTFHVNPVLSSRLHVELMELLAAVQSGPSAELEAQTSKLGEGGILLSSLPLGQEEQCSVALGEGQEVALSMKVEMSSGDLDLRLGFDLCDGEQEFLDRRKQVVSKALQQVLGLSEAPDSGQVPVVAVLGSGGGTRAMSSLYGSLAGLQELGLLDTVTYLSGVSGSTWCISTLYRDPAWSQVALQGPIERAQVHVCSSKMGALSTERLQYYTQELGVRERSGHSVSLIDLWGLLVEYFLYQEENPAKLSDQQEAVCQGQNPYPIYTSVNVRTNLSGEDFAEWCEFTPYEVGFPKYGAYVPTELFGSELFMGRLLQLRPEPRICYLQGVWGSAFATSLDEIFLKTAGSGLSFLEWYRGSVNITDDCQKPQLHSPSRLRTRLLTPQGPFSQAVLDIFTSRFTSAQSFNFTRGLCLHKDYVAGREFVAWKDTHPDAFPNQLTPMRDCLYLVDGGFAINSPFPLALLPQRAVDLILSFDYSLEAPFEVLKMTEKYCLDRGIPFPSIEVGPEDMEEARECYLFAKAEDPRSPIVLHFPLVNRTFRTHLAPGVERQTAEEKAFGDFAVNRPDTPYGMMNFTYEPHDFDRLVALSRYNVLNNVETLKCALQLALDRHQARERAGG; this is translated from the exons ATGCTTTGGGCACTCTGGCCAAGGTGGCTGGCAGGCAAGATGCTGCCCCTCCTGGGGGCAGTGCTGcttcagaagagagagaagaagggccCTCTGTGGAGGCACTGGCGG CGGGAAACCTACCCATACTATGACCTCCAGGTGAAGGTGCTGAGGGCCACAAACATCCGGGGTACAGACCTGC TATCCAAAGCCGACTGCTATGTGCAACTGTGGCTGCCCACGGCgtcccccagccctgcccagacGAGGATAGTGGCCAACTGCAGTGACCCCGAGTGGAATGAGACCTTCCACTACCAGATCCATGGTGCTGTGAAG AACGTCCTGGAGCTCACCCTCTATGACAAGGACATCCTGGGCAGCGACCAGCTCTCCCTGCTCCTGTTTGACCTAAGGAGCCTCAAGTGTGGccaacctcacagacacaccttcCCACTCAACCACCAG GATTCACAAGAGCTGCAGGTGGAATTTGTTCTGGAGAAGAG CCAGGTGCCTGCATCTGAAGTCATCACCAACGGGGTTCTGGTG GCTCACCCCTGTCTGAGAATCCAGGGCACGCTCCGGGGAGATGGGACAGCCCCACGGGAAGAGTACG GCTCTAGGCAGCTCCAGCTGGCAGTGCCTGGGGCCTACGAGAAGCCACAGCTCTTGCCCCTGCAGCCTGCCACAGAGCCAGGCCTTCCACCCACCTTTACCTTCCACGTGAACCCAGTGCTGAGCTCCAGGCTACACGTAGAGCTGATGGAGCTGCTGGCGGCTGTGCAG AGTGGCCCCAGTGCAGAGCTGGAGGCTCAGACCAGCAAGCTGGGCGAGGGGGGCATCCTGCTCTCCTCTCTGCCCCTAGGCCAGGAGGAACAGTGTTCTGTGGCCCTGGGGGAG GGCCAGGAGGTGGCTCTGAGTATGAAGGTGGAAATGAG CTCCGGGGACCTAGACCTACGCCTTGGCTTTGACCTCTGTGACGGGGAGCAGGAGTTTCTGGACAGGAGGAAGCAGGTCGTGTCCAAGGCCCTGCAGCAGGTGCTGGGATTGAGTGAGGCTCCGGACAGTGGCCAG GTGCCAGTAGTGGCTGTGTTGGGTTCTGGGGGTGGAACCCGAGCCATGTCTTCTCTGTACGGCAGCCTGGCAGGGTTGCAGGAGCTCGGCCTTCTAGACACTGTGACCTACCTGAGTGGGGTCTCTGGGTCCACCTG GTGCATCTCCACACTCTACAGGGACCCAGCCTGGTCCCAGGTGGCCTTGCAGGGCCCCATTGAGCGTGCCCAGGTTCACGTCTGCAGCAGTAAGATGGGAGCTTTGTCCACGGAGCGGCTACAGTACTACACTCAGGAACTGGGGGTCCGGGAGCGCAGTGGCCACAGCGTGTCCCTCATCGACCTCTGGGGCCTCCTTGTGGAGTATTTCCTGTACCAGGAG GAGAACCCTGCCAAGCTATCTGACCAACAGGAGGCGGTCTGCCAGGGTCAGAACCCTTACCCCATTTACACCAGCGTCAACGTCCGCACCAACTTAAGTGGAGAAGATTTTGCAG AGTGGTGTGAGTTCACACCCTATGAGGTCGGCTTCCCCAAGTATGGGGCTTATGTTCCCACCGAGCTCTTTGGCTCAGAACTCTTCATGGGACGATTGCTGCAGCTCCGGCCTGAACCCCGGATCTGTTACCTGCAAG GTGTGTGGGGTAGCGCCTTTGCCACCAGCCTGGATGAGATCTTCCTAAAGACCGCTGGCtcaggcctcagcttcctggaGTGGTACAGAGGCAGTGTGAATATCACAG ACGACTGCCAGAAGCCTCAGCTGCACAGCCCCTCGAGGCTGCGAACAAGGCTCCTCACCCCGCAGGGGCCCTTCTCCCAGGCTGTGCTGGACATATTCACCTCCCGCTTCACTTCCGCCCAGAGCTTTAACTTCACCCGGGGTCTCTGCTTGCACAAGGACTATGTGGCTGGCAGGGAGTTCGTGGCCTGGAAAG ACACACACCCAGATGCCTTCCCCAACCAGCTCACCCCCATGCGGGACTGCCTGTACCTGGTGGACGGAGGCTTTGCCATCAACTCTCCATTCCCACTGGCTCTGCTGCCTCAGAGAGCGGTGGACCTCATTCTGTCCTTCGACTATTCCTTGGAAGCCCCTTTTGAG GTCTTGAAGATGACAGAGAAGTACTGCCTGGACCGAGGAATCCCCTTCCCTAGCATCGAGGTGGGCCCTGAAGACATGGAGGAGGCCCGTGAGTGCTATCTGTTTGCCAAGGCTGAGGACCCCCGCTCCCCCATTGTGCTGCACTTCCCCCTTGTTAACCGTACCTTCCGCACACACCTGGCCCCAG gtgtggagcgACAAACAGCTGAGGAGAAGGCCTTTGGGGACTTTGCCGTCAACAGGCCAGACACCCCCTATGGCATGATGAACTTCACCTATGAGCCTCATGACTTTGATCGGCTGGTGGCCCTCAGTCGATACAACGTTCTGAACAATGTGGAGACCTTGAAGTGCGCCCTCCAGCTGGCTCTGGACCGGCACCAGGCTCGGGAGAGGGCAGGGGGCTGA